GCAGGAGCAAACCAACCGAGAAGAGCTATCGCCACCAAGACACCATAGAAAATAATGGTCCAGACTGTGCTATGTGGGAAATCATGATTTAACACCCCGATATCCTCATGGGCCAAAGTAATCACAGCGAGCTTGACACCGACCCATGCCACGATGGCATAAGCCGTGGTCTCCAGTGCTGGCCGCTGCGCAAGCAGCTTTACAAACCATGTGGCAGCAAATTTGATCAGAACGAGCCCGGCGATTCCGCCAAGCACGACAACCAAGAATTGTCCTCCGTCCATACCGCCGAAATCCGGAAGCGGGGAATCTGGGAGACCCAGTGCCAAAGCCACTGCAGCAAGAATGGAATCAATTGCAAAGGCGAGATCTGCAATAGCAATTTTGCTTACCGTTGGCCAGAAGCCTTTACCGGCAGCATCTTTCTTTACGTCCTCGCGAATATTCTTGTTTTCCTTTCCGAAACGCGCTTTGATGATGTGCTTTAACCCGAGGTATAGAAGATAAGCAGCTCCGATCGCCTGTATTTGCCAGACATTCGCAATAAACGATATTGCAAACAGAGCAGCGAAGCGAAAAACAAAAGCCATAATGATCCCATAATTAATAGCCTTCTTCTTCTGGTCCTCCGGTAAGTGCTTCGCGATCACTGCCAGTACAAGGGCATTATCCGCCGATAGTAAACCTTCCAATCCAATTAGAATTAGTAATGCCCAAGCATACTCCAACCAAAGTGATTCCAACAGTACTTCTCCCCTCTTAACTGAGAAATTTTATGGTTAAACCTCTGACCAAAACAACTAAGCTCCAGTTAAAGCAGCAGAGGTTTATTCCAGTTTTGATTGTGCCATGACTCCCTTTCGTTATTACGTTGTCAAGTAACGTCTCGTTTCATTCATTTATGGCACAACTTTTTAATCTACTCTCTACAAAGCGACTTCTCGATCAGAAATCAAAAACCCCCTTTTCCAAGGGGATTTCCTTATGTACTCTTATTTCCGCCAAAAAAGTTGAACAGTCTGCCTTATCTACAATTAAACTCGATCATTTTCTCAAGTAATGAGAAATCAACCGGACTTTCCTACCGGATACGTATCAATTCTTAAGATTGGAGAGCCGCCTTCCCATCTATCAATATTCCATCCAAATCCCAAACGATCTTACAGAGTCCGCTATCAAAAAAATCCACAACCAGGTCACAGGGAAATTCCAACATCCCTAGAAGGTTGCGGAGGGGAGTAAGCTCCGGTATGGATTTCTTCTCCATATTAGGTTACCGGCACATATCCAGAATTAGAGTCTCATCTATATGTGCATGTTCTGACCTTTTCTTACATACCTATGAGAAAATACTCATGTTTTCAGGCGAAAGAAGGGATATCATGAAGACAAGATGGGGCATGGCTTTTCTGTTACTCTTTATGATCGCGGCTGTGATTTTGTACCGGCAGGTTCACGATCGACCCAAAGTAGAAGATCTTTATACCGATGGGCAGCTTCGCATGGAAATACAAACCGTTCACTCTGTTGCAGAACCCATGAAGGAGACGTCCTTTCAGGTTTTCATTACCGAGCTGCCTGAGAAGCCCGTTGTTAACGCCGATATCAAACTCAACCTCAAGATGCCAGATATGTTTTGTGGTGTGTTCCCCGCCGTAATTGTCGAATCAAAGCCGGGTGTATACAGTGCAACGGCCGTACCTGTTATGCAAGGACTTTGGCAGGCGGAAGCGGTCCTTCGTTGGGAGAATGAATATGTCACGGTGAAGACGTTGTTCAAAGTTCGCTAGTCCTGCTTACCATAACCATGGGTGAATTCCCGGAATCCATCCGTTGACGCTAAGTCCTTTTAAAATAGACAGCACTCCCATTAAAAAGGCCAGAAATCCGCCGAATTTACGCATTCCTCTACGCCACTTTTTCGTTAAACTGCCGGCAGACAGCCCCGTTAGGAGCAGAATGGGAAAAGTCGAAAGTCC
Above is a window of Paenibacillus sp. FSL K6-1330 DNA encoding:
- a CDS encoding TerC family protein, translating into MESLWLEYAWALLILIGLEGLLSADNALVLAVIAKHLPEDQKKKAINYGIIMAFVFRFAALFAISFIANVWQIQAIGAAYLLYLGLKHIIKARFGKENKNIREDVKKDAAGKGFWPTVSKIAIADLAFAIDSILAAVALALGLPDSPLPDFGGMDGGQFLVVVLGGIAGLVLIKFAATWFVKLLAQRPALETTAYAIVAWVGVKLAVITLAHEDIGVLNHDFPHSTVWTIIFYGVLVAIALLGWFAPAKNKQSQTGQL
- a CDS encoding FixH family protein — translated: MKTRWGMAFLLLFMIAAVILYRQVHDRPKVEDLYTDGQLRMEIQTVHSVAEPMKETSFQVFITELPEKPVVNADIKLNLKMPDMFCGVFPAVIVESKPGVYSATAVPVMQGLWQAEAVLRWENEYVTVKTLFKVR